A DNA window from Methylocystis heyeri contains the following coding sequences:
- a CDS encoding PQQ-dependent catabolism-associated CXXCW motif protein gives MAAALAGGPAAAEQGAPVGEPAGYRLQNYRAPVPATLQGAKVVNTAEAIAIWSQKTGVFIDALPRPPKPPGLPKEVVWRDAPRSDIPGSLWLPDTGYGELAEPARRYFEAGLSRATKGDKSRLLVFYCQKDCWMSWNAAKRALAAGYAHVAWYPDGTDGWAGAGQPLEPREPEPRD, from the coding sequence ATGGCCGCCGCTCTCGCAGGAGGGCCGGCGGCGGCGGAACAAGGCGCGCCGGTCGGGGAGCCGGCCGGCTACCGGCTGCAGAACTACCGCGCGCCCGTGCCCGCCACCTTGCAGGGCGCCAAAGTCGTGAACACCGCCGAGGCGATCGCCATCTGGTCGCAGAAGACCGGCGTTTTCATCGATGCCTTGCCGCGACCGCCGAAGCCCCCCGGACTGCCCAAGGAGGTCGTGTGGCGGGACGCGCCCCGTTCCGACATACCCGGCAGCCTGTGGCTTCCCGACACCGGCTATGGCGAACTGGCGGAGCCCGCCCGGCGCTATTTCGAGGCCGGCCTCTCCCGCGCGACCAAAGGCGACAAGAGCAGGCTGCTGGTCTTCTACTGCCAGAAGGACTGCTGGATGTCCTGGAACGCGGCGAAGCGCGCCCTTGCGGCCGGATATGCGCATGTCGCCTGGTATCCCGACGGAACCGACGGCTGGGCCGGCGCCGGCCAGCCGCTGGAGCCGCGCGAGCCCGAGCCGCGCGACTGA
- a CDS encoding substrate-binding domain-containing protein, with protein sequence MSPTAVHAQNLGPDFGAKGADNAGSIELVDPKVLRVCADPNNLPFSNEKGEGFENKIAQLLAAKLGKEVAYAYYPGATGFVRNTLNAHLCDVILGAPQGNDLVQPTNPYYRTTYGIVTRADSDLAGLQSLDDPRLKEKGRRIGLVANTPPGNILATNGLLGSVKPYPLMVDTRVESPSAKMIEDLQKGDIDIAVLWGPFAGYYAKKNPGKLIVSPLEDVKGARMSFRIAFGVRHSDQNWKRELNQFIQQNKGELDAILRDYGVPLLGEDGRALAPTP encoded by the coding sequence ATGAGCCCGACGGCGGTTCACGCACAAAATCTCGGACCTGATTTCGGCGCCAAAGGCGCGGACAACGCCGGATCGATCGAACTCGTCGATCCCAAGGTGTTGCGGGTCTGCGCCGACCCCAACAACCTGCCCTTTTCCAACGAAAAGGGAGAAGGGTTCGAAAACAAGATCGCGCAGCTGCTCGCCGCAAAGCTCGGCAAAGAAGTGGCCTACGCCTATTACCCCGGCGCCACCGGCTTCGTGCGCAACACGCTGAACGCCCATCTTTGCGACGTCATTCTGGGCGCGCCGCAGGGCAATGATCTGGTTCAGCCCACCAATCCCTATTATCGCACCACCTACGGAATAGTCACCCGGGCCGATTCGGACCTCGCAGGCCTTCAGTCGCTGGACGACCCCCGCCTGAAAGAAAAGGGCCGGCGCATCGGCCTCGTGGCCAATACGCCCCCTGGAAACATATTGGCGACGAACGGGCTGCTGGGCTCGGTCAAGCCCTATCCGCTGATGGTCGACACCCGCGTCGAATCTCCCAGCGCCAAAATGATCGAAGATCTCCAAAAAGGAGACATCGACATCGCCGTTCTCTGGGGTCCTTTCGCCGGCTATTACGCCAAGAAAAACCCGGGAAAACTCATCGTATCGCCGCTCGAAGACGTCAAAGGCGCGCGCATGAGCTTCAGAATCGCCTTCGGCGTCCGCCATTCGGACCAGAACTGGAAACGCGAGCTCAACCAGTTCATTCAGCAGAACAAAGGCGAACTGGACGCTATCCTTCGAGATTACGGCGTTCCTCTTCTGGGGGAAGACGGCCGCGCGCTTGCGCCGACGCCGTGA
- a CDS encoding glycine--tRNA ligase subunit alpha codes for MTAPALSPTKSFQGLILTLQRYWAAQGCVILQPYDMEMGAATFHPATTLRALGPKPWRAAYAQPCRRPKDGRYGENPNRVQHYYQFQVILKPSPRDLQELYLGSLDAIGLDARLHDIRFVEDDWESPTLGAWGLGWECWCDGMEVSQFTYFQQVAGVECAPVAGELTYGLERLACYLQGVDSIMDLNFNGGEGDRRVSYADVFLQAEQEYSRYDFEYADTDRLFAYFGAAEAECRRLLELGGLDENARHLLCLPAYDQCIKASHAFNLLDARGVISVTERQSYILRVRELAKACGAAWKRTSGGGLAA; via the coding sequence ATGACGGCGCCCGCCTTGTCGCCAACCAAATCCTTCCAGGGGCTGATACTTACGCTTCAGCGATACTGGGCCGCGCAGGGATGCGTGATCCTTCAGCCCTATGACATGGAAATGGGCGCCGCGACCTTCCATCCGGCGACGACATTGCGCGCGCTGGGCCCCAAACCCTGGCGCGCCGCCTACGCCCAACCCTGCCGCCGCCCCAAAGACGGGCGCTACGGCGAAAACCCCAATCGGGTCCAGCACTACTACCAGTTCCAGGTCATATTGAAGCCCTCGCCGCGCGATCTCCAGGAGCTGTATCTCGGCTCGCTCGACGCCATCGGGCTCGACGCCCGCCTGCACGACATCCGTTTCGTCGAAGACGATTGGGAAAGCCCGACCCTGGGCGCCTGGGGACTCGGCTGGGAGTGCTGGTGCGACGGCATGGAGGTGTCGCAATTCACCTATTTCCAGCAGGTCGCCGGCGTCGAATGCGCTCCCGTAGCAGGCGAGCTCACCTATGGCCTCGAGCGTCTCGCCTGCTATCTGCAGGGCGTCGACAGCATAATGGATCTCAATTTCAACGGCGGCGAGGGCGACCGGCGCGTCAGCTACGCCGACGTGTTCCTGCAGGCCGAGCAGGAATATTCGAGATATGATTTCGAATATGCGGACACCGACAGGCTGTTCGCCTATTTCGGGGCCGCAGAGGCGGAGTGCAGGCGGTTGCTGGAACTCGGCGGCCTCGACGAGAACGCCCGGCATCTGTTGTGCCTGCCAGCCTATGACCAATGCATCAAGGCGTCCCACGCCTTCAATCTGCTCGATGCGCGCGGGGTCATCTCGGTCACCGAACGGCAGAGCTATATTCTGCGCGTGAGAGAATTGGCCAAAGCCTGCGGCGCTGCATGGAAACGCACCTCGGGCGGCGGGCTCGCCGCCTGA
- a CDS encoding c-type cytochrome, methanol metabolism-related yields MGVASVALAEAPGDPKAVKSVDGKYFDAKGDPTYNVKEDGTVDFYTFSGYRRYHAECHVCHGPNAEGSTYAPALKDSVKRFNYQEFAGIVIGGRENKTAGNDSVMPSFAENKNAMCYLDDLYIYLRARSTEAVGRGRPEKKEEKPAAFSEAEAKCMSGK; encoded by the coding sequence ATGGGCGTCGCCAGCGTTGCTCTCGCCGAGGCGCCGGGAGATCCCAAGGCGGTCAAATCGGTCGACGGCAAATATTTCGACGCGAAGGGCGACCCCACCTACAATGTGAAGGAAGACGGCACCGTCGACTTCTACACATTCTCGGGCTATCGCCGCTATCATGCCGAGTGCCACGTCTGCCACGGCCCCAATGCGGAAGGCTCGACCTACGCTCCGGCCCTCAAGGACTCGGTCAAGCGCTTCAACTATCAGGAATTCGCCGGCATCGTGATCGGCGGCCGCGAGAACAAGACCGCCGGCAACGACAGCGTCATGCCCTCCTTCGCGGAAAACAAGAACGCGATGTGCTATCTCGACGATCTGTACATCTATCTTCGCGCCCGCTCCACGGAAGCCGTCGGTCGCGGCCGTCCGGAGAAGAAGGAAGAGAAGCCTGCGGCTTTCTCCGAAGCCGAAGCCAAGTGCATGAGCGGCAAGTAA